A single region of the Vicia villosa cultivar HV-30 ecotype Madison, WI linkage group LG4, Vvil1.0, whole genome shotgun sequence genome encodes:
- the LOC131598288 gene encoding B3 domain-containing protein At2g33720-like, translating into MALFKIHDSPSSPSSYLSSSITTNADGLGSLSCKRKCRQQETSNISSLLDLSSYPNETNVCLHLSLSFCNCIQIAKKQKLAHQETNANAVGTSSDSSTNGDDPWKIRKVLTASDLGNNSRLLLKKELAKKWVVPFLDKDPAEKDGVKVSVFDVDTQDLRSLVFKVWPSNGSHVFNDTWITDFVDKRNLKAGDEIGLKWDKEEKKFDFSVLRRGSSQQI; encoded by the coding sequence ATGGCTCTCTTCAAGATTCATGATTCAccatcctcaccttcatcctaTCTCTCTTCTTCCATTACTACTAATGCTGATGGTCTTGGTTCTCTTTCTTGTAAACGGAAATGTCGACAACAAGAAACCAGCAACATTTCATCATTGTTGGATTTGTCTTCATATCCTAATGAAACCAATGTTTGTCTCCACCTATCTCTTTCTTTTTGTAATTGCATTCAAATTGCCAAGAAACAAAAACTTGCTCACCAAGAAACGAATGCTAATGCTGTTGGAACAAGTTCTGATTCTTCAACCAATGGCGATGATCCATGGAAAATCAGGAAGGTGCTCACAGCAAGTGATCTTGGCAACAATAGCAGACTTCTGTTGAAGAAAGAATTGGCTAAAAAATGGGTGGTTCCTTTTTTGGATAAAGATCCAGCTGAAAAAGATGGAGTGAAAGTTTCGGTGTTTGATGTTGACACTCAAGATCTCCGTTCTCTTGTTTTCAAGGTATGGCCTTCCAATGGAAGTCATGTTTTCAACGATACGTGGATCACTGATTTTGTAGATAAACGGAACTTAAAGGCTGGAGATGAAATTGGTCTTAAATGGGATAAAGAAGAGAAGAAATTTGATTTTTCTGTTCTTCGTAGGGGTTCATCACAGCAGATATAG